From a single Natronorubrum tibetense GA33 genomic region:
- a CDS encoding M20 family metallopeptidase: MSEDRARTTNRAVDDAFDPVAFLETAVQHASHEDVESMRMFLCETLEEHGVTPQIDQHGNVIATRGPADADTHLVLNTHIDTVSPHVPFERDSTGGEGSGETENGDVIRGRGSCDAKGPLAALLSAFFAVDPTHATGRVTLAITPDEEVLSIGAYELVSGAESPTRDADAVIVGEPTNLDVCTAAKGRFQGTIHLSGANAHAAEPETGVNAVAALESALAAIRTFDDRDDAPPAHPQLGEATLTPTVVEGGAATNQVPADCALTVDRRSVPPETADGFHAALTEQLRIAVPDDVGLEFRYTDRPTPFLEAWDTDPDARIVEVLSSASGGDVRPFAAATEASYFAADAPTVVFGPGVLADADGAVAHAPREYVRVDAVREAARALEETVLTIVE, from the coding sequence ATCGGGCACGGACGACGAACCGAGCGGTCGACGACGCCTTCGATCCCGTCGCCTTCCTGGAGACCGCAGTTCAGCACGCCTCCCACGAGGACGTCGAGTCGATGCGGATGTTTCTCTGTGAGACGCTCGAGGAGCACGGGGTCACCCCGCAAATCGACCAGCACGGAAACGTAATCGCGACTCGCGGGCCGGCCGACGCCGACACCCACCTCGTGTTGAACACGCACATCGACACCGTCTCGCCGCACGTGCCGTTCGAGCGGGACTCGACTGGGGGTGAAGGTAGCGGCGAAACCGAGAACGGCGATGTGATCCGAGGCCGTGGCTCCTGTGACGCGAAGGGGCCGCTCGCCGCGTTGCTGTCGGCGTTTTTCGCTGTCGATCCCACGCACGCGACTGGCCGCGTCACGCTCGCGATCACCCCCGACGAGGAGGTGCTCTCGATCGGCGCGTACGAACTGGTGTCGGGCGCGGAGTCGCCGACGCGGGACGCCGACGCGGTGATCGTCGGCGAACCGACGAACCTCGACGTCTGTACGGCTGCCAAAGGGCGATTTCAGGGGACGATCCACCTGTCGGGCGCAAACGCCCACGCCGCCGAACCGGAGACGGGAGTCAACGCCGTCGCCGCACTCGAGTCCGCCCTCGCGGCGATCCGAACGTTCGACGACCGAGACGACGCGCCGCCGGCACACCCACAACTCGGCGAGGCGACGCTCACGCCAACCGTTGTCGAGGGTGGCGCGGCCACGAATCAGGTGCCGGCCGACTGCGCGCTGACGGTCGATCGACGGAGCGTCCCGCCCGAAACGGCCGACGGGTTCCACGCGGCGCTGACCGAGCAGCTGCGGATCGCCGTCCCCGACGACGTGGGTCTCGAGTTTCGCTATACGGACCGGCCGACGCCGTTTCTCGAGGCCTGGGACACCGACCCCGACGCGCGAATCGTCGAGGTCCTCTCGTCCGCCTCCGGCGGGGACGTCCGACCCTTTGCCGCCGCGACCGAGGCGTCGTACTTCGCTGCGGATGCGCCGACGGTCGTCTTCGGTCCGGGCGTCCTCGCGGATGCGGACGGAGCCGTCGCGCACGCCCCGCGGGAGTACGTCCGGGTCGACGCAGTTCGCGAGGCGGCGCGGGCGCTCGAGGAAACGGTGCTGACGATCGTCGAGTGA
- a CDS encoding ABC transporter permease, giving the protein MSPAVAAALCSVTLVGAESTLVTAQSVGGVDLRRPLAVAVGWTILTLVVGGTLLAGFSSPIRSIRDDALERPDLAFATGFLAFFAPLVVASLPLFVAAYVADHPAVLGLGALVSLPALIIAGALLIVGGTLGAVVVGDRIAGSFGTDTPSLGRSLAIGSVVFGSSQLVPVVGTLVAIGFATVGTGALVRRRFEPWSVDDDRTRMRDGLARANQTASASTNSRETADTDETAVWSSSETENGATEAGRDAPTALGEWEDNGPNDQNQPERRWSDGDFVPDGRTHPDDRWTVDDWEWDIDTDGERDEDDRPSETDR; this is encoded by the coding sequence GTGTCCCCCGCTGTCGCTGCTGCGTTGTGCTCCGTCACCCTCGTCGGGGCGGAGTCGACCCTCGTTACGGCCCAGTCGGTCGGCGGCGTCGACCTCCGTCGACCGCTTGCCGTCGCCGTCGGCTGGACGATCCTCACGCTCGTCGTCGGCGGAACACTGCTGGCCGGATTCTCGTCGCCGATTCGATCGATTCGGGACGACGCCCTCGAGCGGCCGGATCTAGCGTTCGCGACTGGCTTTCTCGCCTTCTTTGCACCGCTAGTCGTCGCCTCGCTACCGCTGTTCGTTGCCGCCTACGTCGCCGACCATCCGGCGGTGCTCGGTCTCGGGGCGCTCGTCTCGCTTCCGGCGCTGATCATCGCCGGCGCGCTGTTGATCGTCGGCGGTACGCTCGGTGCCGTCGTCGTCGGCGATCGGATCGCCGGTAGTTTCGGGACCGACACGCCGTCGCTCGGACGGTCGCTCGCGATCGGATCGGTCGTTTTCGGCTCGAGTCAACTCGTTCCCGTCGTCGGAACGCTGGTCGCGATCGGATTCGCGACCGTCGGCACCGGCGCGCTCGTTCGACGGCGGTTCGAGCCCTGGAGTGTCGACGATGATCGCACTCGGATGCGTGACGGACTGGCGCGAGCGAACCAGACGGCCAGCGCCTCGACGAACAGCCGGGAAACAGCGGACACGGACGAAACCGCCGTCTGGTCCTCGAGCGAGACCGAGAACGGCGCCACTGAGGCCGGACGGGACGCACCGACAGCGCTGGGTGAATGGGAGGACAATGGGCCGAACGACCAGAATCAGCCGGAACGACGGTGGTCCGACGGCGATTTCGTTCCGGACGGGAGAACCCATCCGGACGACCGCTGGACCGTCGACGACTGGGAGTGGGATATCGACACCGACGGGGAGCGCGACGAGGACGATCGACCTTCGGAGACCGACCGGTAG
- a CDS encoding CPBP family intramembrane glutamic endopeptidase: MSTRRRYRVPVPASVRAVALCLALAIGGWFTGLAATVGVEVQLLVLGYDEATIHQLASSVAFNVVGAGGLALTYLIVRRKGFDPAFVLEFLRIRKPTIRDLSWIAVGLVGAFIVAMGYQLVVDLFDPFGTGGEGTTHSGIERGREYPLLLLLGIPIAIFLTGPGEELLYRGVVQSRLGETFPTVIAVVLASLVFGMVHFPAYLGEDLGAVLVSLGTVTTLGLYLGVLYELSDNLVVPALVHGLFNAVVYLVNFLEYI, from the coding sequence GTGTCCACGAGACGACGGTATCGAGTCCCCGTTCCGGCGAGCGTTCGTGCCGTCGCGCTCTGTCTTGCCCTCGCCATCGGCGGCTGGTTCACCGGACTCGCCGCTACGGTCGGGGTTGAGGTACAGCTGCTCGTGCTCGGCTACGACGAGGCGACGATCCACCAGCTCGCCTCGTCGGTCGCGTTCAACGTGGTCGGCGCCGGCGGACTCGCCCTGACGTACCTGATCGTTCGTCGAAAGGGGTTCGACCCGGCGTTCGTCCTCGAGTTCCTCCGGATTCGCAAGCCCACGATCCGGGACCTGAGCTGGATCGCGGTGGGGCTGGTCGGTGCGTTCATCGTCGCCATGGGCTACCAGCTGGTTGTCGACCTGTTCGACCCGTTCGGAACGGGCGGCGAGGGGACGACCCACTCCGGCATCGAACGGGGTCGGGAGTACCCACTCCTGTTGTTGCTCGGGATTCCGATCGCGATCTTCCTCACCGGTCCCGGCGAAGAACTGCTCTATCGGGGCGTCGTCCAGTCACGCCTCGGCGAGACGTTTCCCACGGTGATCGCCGTGGTCCTCGCGTCGCTCGTCTTCGGTATGGTTCACTTTCCCGCCTATCTGGGCGAGGATCTCGGAGCGGTCCTCGTGAGTCTCGGCACGGTGACGACGCTGGGGCTCTATCTCGGCGTTCTCTACGAACTCTCGGACAATCTGGTCGTTCCCGCGCTGGTCCACGGCCTGTTCAACGCGGTCGTCTACCTCGTGAACTTCCTCGAGTACATCTGA
- a CDS encoding long-chain fatty acid--CoA ligase, which translates to MPGGTDQTLRPFLWRAANLYSDTEIVSRNHDGMQRYTYSEYEDRTSRLANALDEYGIEEGDRVGTFCWNHSRHFETYFAVPSIGAQLHTINPLLPDAHIQYIVDNADDRLIFVDQSLAPKLASAVADADGDEFADVEFVVMGSEESEHLEATPYESFIDGQDTDYDWPDIDEEQPAGMCYTSGTTGNPKGVEYTQQMLWGHTMATLTPQGIPMADDDVVMPVVPMFHVNAWGMPFSATAGGSKQVFPGPSPEPEDIASLIENEGVTISAGVPTVWLGLMEYCSEHEVDLSTLETVIVGGSAAPKSMIEWFDDQGVEVLHAWGMTEMSPIGSVSHLKSDLQDADYDTQLEKRGKQGLMVPGLEFKVIDENDEEIAWDGEEFGELWVRGPWVTKEYFKRPEANETDFEDGWLKTGDVVTVDEDGYIQIVDREKDVIKSGGEWISSVELENAVMAHDDVAEAAVVGVPHERWQERPVAFVVPGEGVDRGTLVPEINEMLADEYPKWWLPDEIEFIEEVPKTATGKFSKKDIREEYADQSLVEGQVPEDAAPDRD; encoded by the coding sequence ATGCCAGGAGGAACCGATCAGACCCTTCGACCGTTTTTGTGGCGTGCAGCCAACCTGTATTCCGACACGGAGATCGTCTCCCGGAACCACGACGGAATGCAGCGATACACCTACAGCGAGTACGAGGACCGAACGAGCCGACTCGCGAACGCGCTCGACGAGTACGGCATCGAGGAGGGCGACCGAGTCGGGACGTTCTGCTGGAACCACTCTCGTCACTTCGAGACGTACTTCGCCGTGCCGTCAATCGGGGCACAGCTCCATACGATCAATCCGCTGCTTCCCGATGCACACATCCAGTATATCGTCGACAACGCCGACGATCGGCTGATTTTTGTCGATCAGTCGCTCGCACCGAAACTCGCGAGCGCGGTCGCCGACGCCGATGGCGACGAGTTCGCAGACGTCGAGTTCGTCGTGATGGGAAGCGAAGAGTCCGAACACCTCGAGGCGACGCCGTACGAGTCGTTCATCGACGGCCAAGACACCGACTACGACTGGCCCGATATCGACGAGGAGCAGCCGGCGGGGATGTGTTACACCTCGGGAACCACCGGAAACCCGAAAGGCGTCGAGTACACCCAGCAGATGCTCTGGGGCCACACGATGGCGACCCTGACGCCACAGGGGATCCCGATGGCCGACGACGACGTCGTGATGCCCGTCGTCCCGATGTTCCACGTCAACGCCTGGGGGATGCCGTTTTCGGCGACCGCAGGTGGGTCAAAACAGGTCTTCCCCGGCCCCTCGCCGGAGCCCGAAGACATCGCGAGCCTCATCGAAAACGAGGGCGTCACCATCAGCGCCGGCGTCCCGACGGTTTGGCTCGGCCTGATGGAGTACTGCTCGGAGCACGAGGTCGACCTCTCGACGCTCGAGACCGTGATCGTCGGCGGCTCGGCAGCGCCAAAGTCGATGATCGAGTGGTTCGACGATCAGGGCGTCGAAGTGCTTCACGCCTGGGGAATGACCGAGATGTCCCCGATCGGCTCCGTCTCCCACCTCAAATCCGATCTACAGGACGCTGACTACGACACCCAACTCGAGAAACGCGGCAAACAGGGGCTGATGGTCCCCGGCCTCGAGTTCAAGGTGATCGACGAAAACGACGAGGAGATCGCCTGGGACGGCGAGGAGTTCGGCGAACTGTGGGTGCGCGGTCCGTGGGTCACGAAGGAGTACTTCAAGCGCCCGGAGGCCAACGAGACGGACTTCGAGGACGGCTGGCTCAAGACCGGCGACGTCGTCACTGTCGACGAGGACGGCTACATCCAGATCGTCGACCGCGAGAAGGACGTGATCAAATCCGGCGGTGAGTGGATCTCCTCGGTCGAACTCGAGAACGCCGTCATGGCTCACGACGACGTCGCCGAGGCAGCCGTCGTCGGCGTGCCCCACGAGCGCTGGCAGGAGCGACCGGTCGCGTTCGTCGTTCCCGGAGAGGGCGTCGATCGGGGGACGCTGGTCCCCGAAATCAACGAGATGCTCGCCGACGAGTATCCCAAATGGTGGCTCCCCGACGAGATCGAATTCATCGAGGAGGTGCCGAAGACGGCAACGGGTAAGTTCTCGAAGAAGGACATCCGCGAGGAGTACGCCGACCAGTCCCTCGTCGAGGGTCAGGTTCCGGAAGACGCCGCGCCGGACCGAGACTGA
- a CDS encoding DMT family transporter, protein MTEYLSHRSLETEHLGIALILVSAIGFGTLGIFGIYAQRAGLSIPTVLVFRFLLAGVAIWAFLAWRGEATILRGRPLAIALALGGVGYTAQSGLYFLGLEYMTAGLVAIVLYTYPAFVVVLAVLTIGERISRAMLLALCLAFGGIVLVTGANPDGASLVGVVVVLGAALAYACYITGSRAVLETVDPLVLTAYVLPAAAASFVGIGTATGQLAIPTAPSAWAILLSIAVVATAVPVVAFFAGLQYIGASRASIVSTAEPPVTVVLGAALFAEPVTAATLIGGVSILAGVIVLERE, encoded by the coding sequence ATGACTGAGTATCTCTCTCACCGGTCTCTCGAGACAGAACACCTCGGTATCGCGTTGATCCTCGTCTCCGCAATCGGGTTCGGAACGCTCGGCATCTTTGGAATCTACGCTCAACGCGCGGGGCTGTCGATTCCGACGGTGCTCGTCTTTCGGTTTCTGCTCGCCGGCGTGGCCATCTGGGCCTTCCTCGCCTGGCGAGGAGAGGCGACGATCCTCCGCGGGCGACCGCTGGCGATTGCCCTCGCGCTCGGCGGCGTCGGCTACACGGCACAGAGCGGACTTTACTTCCTCGGGCTGGAGTACATGACGGCCGGGCTAGTCGCGATCGTCCTCTACACCTATCCCGCGTTCGTCGTCGTTCTCGCGGTCCTCACGATCGGCGAGCGAATCAGCCGGGCTATGCTACTGGCTCTGTGTCTGGCTTTCGGCGGCATCGTCCTCGTCACCGGTGCGAACCCAGACGGGGCGTCGCTCGTCGGCGTGGTCGTCGTCCTCGGCGCCGCGCTGGCCTACGCCTGCTACATCACGGGCTCGCGAGCGGTGCTCGAGACGGTCGATCCGCTGGTCCTGACCGCGTACGTGTTGCCCGCCGCTGCAGCGTCGTTCGTCGGTATCGGGACGGCCACCGGCCAACTCGCGATCCCCACGGCACCGTCGGCGTGGGCAATTCTGCTCAGTATCGCCGTCGTCGCGACCGCGGTTCCGGTCGTGGCGTTTTTCGCCGGGCTGCAGTACATCGGTGCCAGCCGAGCGAGTATCGTCAGCACCGCCGAACCGCCCGTCACGGTCGTCCTCGGTGCTGCGCTGTTCGCGGAACCGGTTACCGCGGCGACCCTCATCGGCGGCGTCTCGATTCTTGCCGGCGTGATCGTCCTCGAGCGCGAGTGA
- the purB gene encoding adenylosuccinate lyase, translating into MTDTNALYAVSPLDGRYGSRTAPLSPYASEAALMRARVRVEVEYLIALADLEATPLEIGDDEREALRGLYQHFAEEDARLIKTLETEGYAEFEATNHDVKAVEYFVRHRLPEGSDASAWIHFGLTSEDVNNLAHRLLVRDAVDEVLLPELYDVRETLAEMARDYRDLPMLARTHGQPATPTTFGKEMAVYAARLGRATGRIRRATDELRGKLGGASGTYAAHHAAYPDVDWPSFAEAFVTDLGLSFEPLTTQVNPCDDLASVFDAFRGTNEVLLDLDLDMWLYVSDRYLGQEAVEGETGSSTMPHKVNPIDFENSEGNLSKANSDLTFLADYITTSRLQRDLSDSTVKRNIGAAFAHCLIGYGKTASGLSKVVPTEQVMREELESTPEIIGEAVQTILRREGQEDAYERVKAVTRGKDVTLEDFRAMFDDLEVDEDVREELTALTPAGYTGVASELVDDLE; encoded by the coding sequence ATGACCGACACGAACGCCCTGTACGCCGTCTCGCCGCTGGACGGCCGCTACGGCAGCCGGACCGCGCCGCTGTCGCCCTACGCCAGCGAGGCAGCGCTCATGCGGGCTCGCGTCCGCGTCGAAGTCGAGTACCTGATCGCGCTGGCCGATCTCGAAGCGACGCCGCTCGAGATCGGTGACGACGAGCGCGAGGCGCTTCGCGGCCTCTATCAACACTTCGCGGAGGAAGACGCGCGACTGATCAAGACCCTCGAGACGGAGGGCTACGCCGAGTTCGAGGCGACCAACCACGACGTCAAGGCCGTCGAGTACTTCGTTCGCCACCGGCTGCCCGAGGGCAGCGACGCCTCGGCCTGGATCCACTTCGGACTGACCAGCGAGGACGTGAACAACCTCGCTCACCGGCTGCTCGTCCGCGACGCGGTCGACGAGGTGCTCCTTCCGGAACTGTACGACGTGCGGGAAACGCTCGCGGAGATGGCCCGCGACTATCGCGACCTCCCGATGCTCGCCCGGACCCACGGCCAGCCTGCGACGCCGACCACGTTCGGCAAGGAGATGGCCGTCTACGCCGCCCGCCTCGGGCGCGCGACGGGCCGCATTCGGCGGGCGACGGACGAACTTCGGGGCAAACTCGGCGGCGCGTCGGGCACGTACGCGGCCCACCACGCGGCTTACCCCGACGTCGACTGGCCGTCCTTCGCGGAGGCGTTCGTCACGGATCTGGGTCTCAGCTTCGAACCCCTCACCACGCAGGTCAACCCGTGTGACGACCTCGCGAGCGTCTTCGACGCCTTCCGCGGGACGAACGAGGTTCTGCTCGACCTCGATCTCGACATGTGGCTCTACGTCTCCGATCGCTACCTCGGCCAGGAGGCCGTCGAGGGCGAGACTGGCTCCTCGACGATGCCCCACAAGGTCAACCCGATCGACTTCGAGAACAGCGAAGGGAACCTCTCGAAGGCGAACTCGGATCTCACCTTCCTCGCCGACTACATCACCACGTCGCGACTGCAGCGCGATCTCTCGGACTCGACCGTCAAACGCAACATCGGCGCGGCGTTCGCCCACTGTCTGATCGGCTACGGCAAGACTGCGTCGGGGCTCTCGAAAGTCGTCCCCACGGAGCAGGTCATGCGCGAGGAACTCGAGTCCACCCCCGAGATCATCGGCGAGGCCGTCCAGACGATCCTCCGCCGCGAGGGCCAAGAGGACGCCTACGAACGCGTCAAGGCCGTCACGCGGGGTAAGGACGTCACACTCGAGGACTTCCGCGCGATGTTCGACGACCTCGAGGTCGACGAGGACGTCCGCGAGGAACTGACGGCGTTGACGCCGGCGGGCTACACCGGCGTCGCGAGCGAGTTGGTGGACGACCTCGAGTAG